ATTACTTTTGCTATATTATACCACAATTTTTAGAAAAAAATTAGGCAATTCATCGCACCACCTATAGAGGTGGGCGACTTCTTGCCAGTTATTTTAAAAAAAACTTCTTTATGATTACATATCATATTGAATAAAATTATTATATTCCATAGTATTAATAACTTTTTTTACATAAACTTCTTTTTCTTCAGAATAATTTATAAGTCCAGTAGCTATTACTTTTGGTGTTTTTTCCTCATTTACTAATTTTCTTAAAGTAGTATAAGCTTTATTTCTGGAAAGATTAAGAATAAAGTCAGATACAGAATCTTTAACACTTTCATATTTTTTTAAATGTGGTACAAAACCATTTTCTCTTATTCCTTTTGCTGCAATACGAGGTTCTTTAGGATTAGATGACCACATTCCAAAAAGATTATTTCCCTCTTTAAAAAATCTAGAAGTTCCCCAACCACTTTCAATAGCTCCCTGTGTAAGAATTAAAGAAGTTGGATATTTAATAAGTCGATAACTTAATTTATCCCAATTTCCATATTCAACTTTATATTTTTCAAAAAGTGTAAGAAGATATTTTTTTTCCTCTTCTGTTAAATTTTCTTTATTAGAAAGTGTTTTAACGATATTTTTATTATTTTCTATTTCTAAATTAACTATTTTAATAGCAGGAAGTAAAATATCAATAAAAGTATTTTTTCTTTTTAATGGTGATAATTTACTTAAATCAATATTAATTTTAGTAAAAGCATAAAGTTCATCTGAATCTTTCCATTTTTTAATATCTTCTAAACTATTTACCTCTATTTTTTTATATTCAATAGTTGAAATAGAGTTTTGTTCTTGAGAAAAAGTTATTAAATTAAAGAAAAATAATAATAAAAAATAAAAATAGATTTTCTTAAAATTCATTTAATAAAACTCCTTGTCTTTAAAATAAAAAAATACACAATCTTAAATAGTATATCAAATTAATTAAAATAAGTAAATAAAAAAATTATCTCTTTCAAATAAAGTCCTATAATTAATATAATAAAAAATAAATTAAAAAAGGAATCAAATTCCTTTTTCCTTTTAAAACTTTTACATAAAAAATTCCAATATATAAGCTTCTACTCCTATATCCATATCTAAACTACCACTTTTAATATTATATTCTAAAAACATTAATTTTTCTAATCTCTTTGTAATAAAATTAATACTGAATAAATCAATATTTTTAAGTTTTAAAAAAATCGTATATGGGTGGGAATAACCTTTTTCTGTAATAAAAGAATTTTTAATTTTCTCATAAACTTCATCATTAAATTTTTTATAAGAAATATTTTTATTGATAATCCCTTCTTGAATATATGCTAATAGTTTTAAATATAAAATTAATTCTTCACTTATACTATATAAAAAACTTGTATATAGTTTTTCTTTTTGTAAAAAATATAATAAATTATTTGGATTTTTATTTAATAAAAAATTCTCTATTAAGTTTTTTAGATTAAACTCTTCTGTAGTAGATACAATATTTTTAACTTTTTCTAAATTAAAAACATCACCATCTAAAAAATTTTTAATTTTTTCAACTTCATTTTTTAGTTTAAAAAAGTCATCTCCAATTAACTCAATAAGTTTTTCAGCTTCATATTCTGAAATATTTAATTCTTTTTGTAAGTAAAATATTGTACTTTTTCTTTCATTTTCTTTTCTAAAACATAAAACATCAGCTATCTCTTTAAATTTTTCAACAGTTTTTTTATTAATTGGATTTTTAGCTTTTCCAAAATCATTAAGAAATTCTTCATAAACAATAATTATTTCTTTTTGAGTTAAATTATAAATTTTTAAAGATTTTGCAATTTCTTCTAAATTTTTAAGTGTTTCAGCTCTTTTAAGAATAACTAACTCTTTAGGAGAAAATATTGAATTAGTAGAAACTGAATCAAAGAACATTGATATTTCATCTAAAGAAGCATCAAATACTTT
The uncultured Fusobacterium sp. DNA segment above includes these coding regions:
- a CDS encoding glucosaminidase domain-containing protein; the encoded protein is MNFKKIYFYFLLLFFFNLITFSQEQNSISTIEYKKIEVNSLEDIKKWKDSDELYAFTKINIDLSKLSPLKRKNTFIDILLPAIKIVNLEIENNKNIVKTLSNKENLTEEEKKYLLTLFEKYKVEYGNWDKLSYRLIKYPTSLILTQGAIESGWGTSRFFKEGNNLFGMWSSNPKEPRIAAKGIRENGFVPHLKKYESVKDSVSDFILNLSRNKAYTTLRKLVNEEKTPKVIATGLINYSEEKEVYVKKVINTMEYNNFIQYDM